In Ptychodera flava strain L36383 chromosome 17, AS_Pfla_20210202, whole genome shotgun sequence, one genomic interval encodes:
- the LOC139115801 gene encoding medium-chain acyl-CoA ligase ACSF2, mitochondrial-like codes for MLFARTSLLTVFLLTELEISAIHYKHGHVTKYTKTITQRDTLIKAAFVEFFESAQISKMLRATKPAKSYSHATSRSPLIGKTLCDSLDQSAVRFATREAFVFVENGIRKPVTFKQLRDDVIALAAGLVHLGLKSGQRLGIWVTNRYEWITSYYASAYTKLQLVRVPTGFKEEKFEYVMNKTKVTALIVSPGAHERMLLNVAPETPTLADGRFPAISRIPTLRTVIHLGHENKAGMIRYEDVMKMGNEEDYKRLTDLRESVDADDEVMILFTSGSTGWPKAVVRSHRCVVESIHAYGRRLSELLDADICYLAVTKFSNSSAEHTLAMGVIHGFKVVVPDEKYEVEELAHLMKKEAVTVAWFMCTFIFDFLHSPRLRELDLSDLRYMAVTGNRLPKDAVEEFRNSVNPNFYDLLGSTELGAITFNEDPEKFDKTGYPMDHFEAKIISDRGHIVPRGIIGELCLRSPYTMLRYEDDEDETKAALDQSGWFHTGDLCKMEEDGCLDIIGRKKEVIIKGSIKVYPQEVDSVLIRHPAVKVSETIRVPDERSIEEVCSCVCLKEGEKATVDDLFQFARLHLSETSLPKYVLFFDSFPIGPTGKHVRNEIAEKAKQILSL; via the exons ATGTTATTCGCGCGAACCTCGCTTCtgacagtgtttttattgaCCGAGCTTGAAATCTCCGCGATACATTACAAACACGGTCACGTTACAAAGTATACTAAAACGATAACACAAAGGGACACACTCATAAAGGCAGCTTTTGTTGAATTCTTCGAATCAG CTCAAATATCAAAAATGCTCCGAGCAACCAAACCAGCAAAAAGTTACTCACATGCAACATCTCGGTCACCATTGATTGGAAAAACACTGTGCGATTCATTAGACCAATCAGCGGTCAGGTTTGCTACCCGAGAAgcctttgtttttgttgaaaatggtaTTAGAAAGCCAGTCACGTTCAAGCAACTGCgtgatgacgtcatcgctctAGCTGCTGGCCTTGTTCACTTGGGATTGAAGTCGGGTCAGCGTCTTGGTATTTGGGTGACCAACCGATACGAATGGATAACATCGTACTATGCGTCGGCGTACACCAAACTGCAGCTTGTCCGCGTACCGACAGGGTTTAAGGAAGAAAAGTTTGAATATGTGATGAACAAAACGAAGGTCACTGCTCTGATCGTCTCGCCCGGGGCCCATGAGAGAATGTTGCTGAATGTTGCACCAGAGACACCAACCCTGGCAGACGGTCGCTTTCCCGCGATATCAAGAATACCAACCCTTCGAACAGTAATTCATCTCGGCCATGAAAACAAAGCTGGGATGATTCGCTACGAGGATGTAATGAAGATGGGAAATGAAGAAGACTACAAAAGACTCACAGATTTGCGAGAAAGTGTTGACGCAGATGATGAGGTCATGATTCTTTTTACATCTGGAAGCACTGGCTGGCCGAAAGCCGTGGTGAGGTCGCATAGGTGCGTTGTGGAGAGCATACATGCATATGGTCGGCGACTGTCAGAGTTATTGGACGCAGACATTTGTTATCTGGCGGTTACAAAGTTCTCTAATTCGAGTGCTGAACATACCCTCGCTATGGGCGTCATCCACGGTTTTAAAGTCGTAGTACCTGATGAAAAGTATGAAGTTGAGGAATTGGCACATCTGATGAAGAAAGAGGCAGTGACAGTGGCATGGTTCatgtgtacatttatatttgaCTTCCTCCATTCTCCAAGACTTCGTGAGCTCGACCTAAGTGACCTTAGGTACATGGCAGTGACCGGTAATCGTCTTCCGAAGGACGCTGTTGAAGAATTCAGAAATTCAGTCAACCCAAACTTTTACGATTTGCTTGGCAGCACTGAGCTCGGCGCCATCACGTTCAATGAAGACCCTGAGAAATTCGACAAAACTGGTTATCCGATGGACCACTTCGAAGCGAAAATTATCAGCGACAGAGGTCATATAGTACCACGAGGTATTATCGGTGAACTTTGTCTCAGGTCACCTTACACCATGCTAAGGTATGAAGATGATGAAGACGAGACCAAAGCTGCGCTAGATCAGTCTGGCTGGTTCCACACAGGTGATCTATGTAAAATGGAAGAAGATGGCTGCCTTGACATCATCGGACGAAAGAAAGAGGTCATCATAAAAGGGTCGATTAAAGTCTATCCCCAAGAAGTCGACTCGGTTCTAATAAGGCACCCTGCAGTAAAAGTATCAGAAACGATCAGAGTTCCCGATGAACGATCTATCGAAGAAGTCTGTTCCTGTGTTTGTCTTAAAGAAGGCGAGAAAGCAACAGTGGATGATCTTTTTCAGTTTGCTCGCCTTCATTTGTCCGAAACCTCCCTACCGAAGTATGTCTTATTTTTTGACTCGTTTCCGATTGGCCCGACAGGAAAGCACGTTAGAAATGAAATAGCTGAGAAAGCGAAGCAAATACTGTCATTGTAG